From Pseudonocardia autotrophica, one genomic window encodes:
- a CDS encoding DUF2505 domain-containing protein — MPRSLDYRATSAHPAEKVYAAMVDRDLLEQQLKHLGGPGAAVTAYETEPGGVRYTLRHGIAAADLPSVVTSFIPGGDLKINRTEHWRAGGAGHYDGTGSVEVVGTPATARSVMRIVDVDGGSEVMIRAEVTVRVPLLGSRIEEAVAGQIEKLLAAETEFTLGQIS, encoded by the coding sequence ATGCCGCGCTCGCTCGACTACCGCGCCACCTCCGCACACCCGGCGGAGAAGGTCTACGCCGCGATGGTGGACCGTGACCTGCTGGAGCAGCAGCTCAAGCATCTCGGCGGGCCGGGCGCCGCGGTCACCGCCTACGAGACCGAGCCGGGCGGCGTCCGGTACACGCTGCGGCACGGCATCGCCGCGGCGGACCTGCCGTCGGTGGTCACCTCGTTCATCCCCGGCGGCGACCTGAAGATCAACCGCACCGAGCACTGGCGGGCCGGCGGGGCCGGGCACTACGACGGCACCGGCTCGGTCGAGGTCGTCGGGACGCCGGCGACGGCCCGGTCGGTGATGCGGATCGTCGACGTGGACGGCGGCTCCGAGGTGATGATCCGGGCCGAGGTCACCGTGCGGGTGCCGCTGCTCGGGTCCCGGATCGAGGAGGCCGTGGCCGGGCAGATCGAGAAGCTGCTCGCCGCCGAGACCGAGTTCACCCTGGGGCAGATCTCCTGA
- a CDS encoding UDP-N-acetylmuramate dehydrogenase: MSSPASTTTDPRLSAHTTLRLGGPAARIVRAEGAAEVVDAVRSADAAGERVLLVGGGSNLVVADAGFDGTAVLLAGRGLSHERRDGTVVLTAEAGEDWDDVVAATVAEGLGGLECLSGIPGRTGATPVQNVGAYGVEIADLLVDVDLYDRRTRTVREHVPAAALGLAYRTSVLKGNDDAIVLRARFALRADGRSAPIRYAELARTLGVEQDSRVDPAVAREAVLALRRGKGMVLDASDHDTWSAGSFFTNPVLAVADAPVVDGLAAWPAGEGRVKLSAAGLIQQAGFGRGHTGPGGRVSLSTRHVLALTHRGGGTTADLLALAREVRDGVADRFRVDLHPEPVLVGCALRPAR, translated from the coding sequence GTGAGCTCCCCCGCCTCGACGACCACCGATCCCCGGCTGAGCGCGCACACGACGCTGCGGCTGGGCGGGCCGGCCGCCCGGATCGTGCGCGCGGAGGGCGCCGCCGAGGTGGTCGACGCGGTCCGCTCGGCGGACGCCGCGGGGGAGCGGGTGCTGCTGGTCGGTGGCGGTTCCAACCTGGTCGTGGCCGACGCCGGGTTCGACGGCACCGCGGTGCTGCTGGCCGGGCGCGGGCTGAGCCACGAGCGTCGCGACGGCACGGTCGTGCTGACCGCCGAGGCCGGCGAGGACTGGGACGACGTGGTCGCCGCCACCGTCGCCGAGGGGCTCGGCGGGCTGGAGTGCCTCTCCGGCATCCCGGGCCGCACCGGCGCCACCCCGGTGCAGAACGTCGGCGCCTACGGCGTCGAGATCGCCGACCTGCTCGTCGACGTCGATCTCTACGACCGCCGTACCCGCACCGTGCGCGAGCACGTGCCGGCCGCCGCGCTCGGGCTCGCCTACCGGACCAGCGTGCTCAAGGGCAACGACGACGCGATCGTGCTGCGTGCCCGGTTCGCACTGCGCGCCGACGGCCGGTCCGCCCCGATCCGCTACGCCGAGCTGGCCCGCACCCTCGGCGTCGAGCAGGACAGCCGGGTCGATCCGGCGGTGGCCCGCGAGGCGGTGCTCGCCCTGCGCCGCGGCAAGGGCATGGTGCTCGACGCCTCGGACCACGACACCTGGTCGGCCGGGTCGTTCTTCACCAACCCGGTCCTGGCCGTCGCCGACGCACCCGTCGTCGACGGGCTCGCCGCCTGGCCCGCCGGCGAGGGCCGGGTCAAGCTGTCCGCCGCCGGACTGATCCAGCAGGCCGGTTTCGGCCGTGGCCACACCGGACCCGGCGGGCGGGTGTCGCTGTCCACCCGGCACGTGCTGGCGCTCACCCACCGCGGCGGCGGGACGACGGCGGACCTGCTCGCGCTGGCCCGCGAGGTCCGCGACGGAGTGGCCGACCGGTTCCGGGTCGATCTGCACCCGGAACCGGTGCTCGTCGGCTGCGCACTCCGACCGGCCCGGTGA
- the purU gene encoding formyltetrahydrofolate deformylase, which produces MSDRRYVITLSCPDRTGIVARIASFLADLGASITEAAYHAEAEAGVFSTRQVVDAASVPCDVDELRSLFAPVAAELGGEHRISDTGTRKRAVLLVTRDQHCLHDLLGRVWTGELPVEITRVIGNHASLEPIVTAHGVPFHHVPFPAAGDPLREQGKVTAFEEIRKLVDADDPDAIVLARFMQILPAHLCEAWAGRAINIHHSFLPSFAGARPYHQAHRRGVKLIGATCHYATADLDAGPIIEQDVTRVDHADTAADMVRRGRDIERLVLARGLRWHLEDRVLVQGNRTVVFH; this is translated from the coding sequence ATGTCCGACCGCCGCTACGTCATCACGCTGTCCTGCCCGGACCGGACCGGCATCGTCGCGCGGATCGCGTCGTTCCTGGCCGACCTGGGTGCGTCCATCACCGAGGCGGCCTACCACGCCGAGGCCGAGGCCGGGGTGTTCTCCACCCGCCAGGTCGTCGACGCGGCGTCGGTCCCGTGCGACGTCGACGAGCTCCGCTCGCTGTTCGCCCCGGTCGCCGCCGAGCTCGGCGGGGAGCACCGGATCTCCGACACCGGGACGCGCAAGCGGGCCGTGCTGCTGGTGACCCGCGACCAGCACTGCCTGCACGACCTGCTCGGACGCGTGTGGACCGGTGAGCTGCCGGTGGAGATCACCCGGGTGATCGGCAACCACGCCTCGCTGGAGCCCATCGTGACCGCGCACGGGGTGCCGTTCCATCACGTGCCGTTCCCCGCCGCCGGCGACCCGCTCCGCGAGCAGGGCAAGGTCACCGCGTTCGAGGAGATCCGCAAGCTGGTCGACGCCGACGACCCGGACGCCATCGTGCTGGCCCGTTTCATGCAGATATTGCCCGCGCACCTGTGCGAGGCGTGGGCCGGGCGGGCGATCAACATCCACCACAGCTTCCTGCCGTCGTTCGCCGGGGCCCGGCCCTACCACCAGGCGCACCGGCGCGGGGTGAAGCTGATCGGGGCGACCTGCCACTACGCCACCGCGGATCTCGACGCCGGCCCGATCATCGAGCAGGACGTCACCCGGGTCGACCACGCCGACACCGCCGCCGACATGGTGCGCCGGGGCCGGGACATCGAGCGATTGGTGCTGGCCAGGGGCCTGCGCTGGCATCTGGAGGACCGGGTGCTGGTCCAGGGCAACCGGACGGTCGTCTTCCACTGA
- the lon gene encoding endopeptidase La yields the protein MSDVLTLPVLPLDDAVVLPGMVVPVRLDAPDTRAAVDAASAGEQENDDGRRVLVVPRIDGRYGSVGVVSVLEQIGRLPNGEQAAVVRGERRARIGSGVGGPGAALWVEAEPLTEAEPTGRTHELAKEYKALVVGILQQRGAWQVIDSVQQTSDPGLLADLAGWASWLDVAHKAELLAETDVTARLEKLLEWTKEHVAEQEVSEKISNDVREGMERQQREFLLRQQLAAIRKELGEGDPDAADDDYRAKIEAADLPENVRKAALTEVGKMERASDQSPESGWIRTWLDTVLDIPWTTTTLDSDDLVESRRILDADHAGLDDVKERLIEFLAVRSRRTRKGLDTVGGRGSGAVLSLVGPPGVGKTSLGESVARSLGRKFVRVALGGVRDEAEIRGHRRTYVGALPGRIVRAIREAGSMNPVVLLDEIDKVGSDFRGDPTAALLEVLDPAQNHTFRDHYLEVDLDLSNVLFLATANDVSAIPGPLADRMEVVTLDGYTEPEKVAIARDHLLPRQITSAGLEPADVEFTDVALSMIAAEYTREAGVRQLERGLAKVLRKVAVELDAGTDAPVTVDANSLVGYLGRPKFTPETAERTSVPGVATGLAVTGAGGDVLFIEATAMDGEPGLQITGQLGEVMTESVSIALSYLRSKGLAGDLAQRKLHVHVPAGAVPKDGPSAGVTMTTALASLASGRPVRSSVGMTGEVTLQGKVLPIGGVKQKLLAAHRAGLTDVIIPKRNEPDLDDVPESVRSELRVHPVADVAEVLEIALEPVAVEQHAA from the coding sequence ATGAGTGATGTGCTGACCCTCCCCGTCCTCCCTCTCGACGACGCGGTCGTGCTGCCCGGCATGGTTGTGCCGGTTCGTCTCGACGCCCCCGACACCCGTGCCGCGGTGGACGCGGCGAGCGCCGGCGAGCAGGAGAACGACGACGGGAGACGCGTGCTCGTCGTCCCCCGGATCGACGGTCGCTACGGCTCGGTCGGCGTCGTCTCCGTGCTCGAGCAGATCGGCAGGCTCCCCAACGGTGAGCAGGCCGCCGTCGTCCGTGGTGAGCGCCGTGCCCGGATCGGCAGCGGGGTCGGTGGCCCCGGCGCCGCACTGTGGGTGGAGGCGGAGCCGCTGACCGAGGCCGAGCCGACCGGGCGCACCCACGAGCTGGCCAAGGAGTACAAGGCGCTGGTCGTCGGGATCCTGCAGCAGCGGGGTGCCTGGCAGGTCATCGACTCGGTGCAGCAGACCTCCGATCCCGGCCTGCTGGCGGACCTGGCCGGCTGGGCGTCCTGGCTGGACGTCGCGCACAAGGCCGAGCTGCTCGCCGAGACCGACGTGACGGCGCGCCTGGAGAAGCTCCTGGAGTGGACCAAGGAGCACGTCGCCGAGCAGGAGGTCTCGGAGAAGATCTCGAACGACGTCCGCGAGGGCATGGAGCGCCAGCAGCGCGAGTTCCTGCTGCGCCAGCAGCTCGCCGCGATCCGCAAGGAGCTCGGCGAGGGCGACCCGGACGCCGCCGACGACGACTACCGCGCCAAGATCGAGGCCGCCGACCTGCCGGAGAACGTCCGCAAGGCCGCGCTGACCGAGGTCGGCAAGATGGAGCGGGCCTCCGACCAGAGCCCCGAGTCCGGATGGATCCGGACCTGGCTCGACACCGTCCTCGACATCCCCTGGACCACCACCACCCTGGACTCCGACGATCTCGTCGAGTCCCGCCGGATCCTGGACGCCGACCACGCCGGCCTCGACGACGTCAAGGAGCGGCTGATCGAGTTCCTGGCCGTCCGGTCCCGGCGCACCCGCAAGGGGCTGGACACCGTCGGCGGACGCGGCTCCGGTGCTGTGCTGTCCCTGGTCGGTCCGCCCGGTGTCGGCAAGACGTCGCTGGGGGAGTCGGTGGCCCGTTCGCTGGGCCGCAAGTTCGTCCGGGTCGCGCTCGGCGGCGTCCGGGACGAGGCGGAGATCCGCGGGCACCGGCGCACCTACGTCGGCGCGCTGCCGGGCCGCATCGTGCGGGCCATCCGGGAGGCCGGGTCGATGAATCCGGTCGTGCTGCTCGACGAGATCGACAAGGTCGGCTCGGACTTCCGCGGGGACCCCACCGCGGCGTTGCTGGAGGTGCTGGACCCGGCGCAGAACCACACGTTCCGGGACCACTACCTGGAGGTCGATCTCGATCTGTCGAACGTGCTCTTCCTGGCCACCGCCAACGACGTCTCGGCGATCCCCGGCCCGCTCGCCGACCGGATGGAGGTCGTGACGCTCGACGGCTACACCGAGCCGGAGAAGGTCGCGATCGCCCGTGACCACCTGCTCCCGCGGCAGATCACCTCCGCCGGGCTGGAGCCGGCCGACGTCGAGTTCACCGACGTCGCGCTGTCGATGATCGCCGCCGAGTACACCCGGGAGGCCGGTGTCCGTCAGCTCGAGCGCGGGCTGGCGAAGGTGCTCCGCAAGGTCGCCGTGGAGCTGGACGCCGGGACCGACGCCCCCGTGACGGTCGACGCGAACTCGCTCGTCGGCTATCTCGGACGCCCGAAGTTCACGCCGGAGACGGCGGAGCGGACCTCGGTCCCCGGGGTCGCGACCGGACTGGCCGTCACCGGTGCCGGTGGGGACGTGCTGTTCATCGAGGCCACCGCGATGGACGGCGAGCCGGGCCTGCAGATCACCGGGCAGCTCGGCGAGGTGATGACCGAGTCCGTCTCGATCGCGCTGTCCTACCTGCGGTCGAAGGGGCTCGCCGGGGACCTCGCGCAGCGCAAGCTGCACGTGCACGTCCCGGCCGGCGCGGTCCCGAAGGACGGGCCGAGCGCGGGCGTCACGATGACGACGGCGCTCGCGTCGCTCGCGTCCGGACGCCCGGTGCGGTCCAGCGTGGGGATGACCGGCGAGGTCACCCTGCAGGGGAAGGTGCTGCCGATCGGCGGGGTGAAGCAGAAGCTGCTCGCCGCGCACCGGGCCGGACTGACCGACGTGATCATCCCGAAGCGCAACGAGCCCGACCTGGACGACGTGCCGGAGTCGGTGCGCAGCGAGCTGCGGGTGCACCCGGTCGCCGACGTCGCCGAGGTCCTGGAGATCGCGCTGGAGCCGGTGGCCGTGGAGCAGCACGCCGCCTGA
- a CDS encoding SDR family NAD(P)-dependent oxidoreductase, producing the protein MTAEHKTAVVTGASSGIGAATARALAKAGFHVVLGARRVERCQEIADEIGGTALALDITDADSVRAFDEAVPEAAVLVNNAGGAKGLATVEQADEDEWRWMWETNVLGTLRLTKAFLPKLRASGDGHVITVTSVAALDWYDNGAGYTGAKHAQAMLHRTLRGELLGEPIRVTEIAPGMVETEFSEVRFGGDAEKAAKVYAGLTPLTAEDVADTIVFAATRPSHVNLDQIVLKPRDQATSTRSART; encoded by the coding sequence ATGACCGCCGAGCACAAGACCGCTGTCGTCACCGGCGCCTCCTCCGGGATCGGCGCCGCCACCGCCCGCGCCCTCGCGAAGGCCGGGTTCCATGTCGTCCTCGGCGCCCGCCGGGTCGAGCGCTGCCAGGAGATCGCCGACGAGATCGGCGGCACCGCGCTCGCCCTGGACATCACCGACGCCGATTCGGTCCGGGCGTTCGACGAGGCCGTGCCCGAGGCCGCTGTCCTGGTCAACAACGCGGGCGGCGCCAAGGGGCTCGCCACCGTCGAGCAGGCCGACGAGGACGAGTGGCGCTGGATGTGGGAGACCAACGTCCTCGGGACGCTGCGGCTGACCAAGGCGTTCCTGCCGAAGCTGCGCGCCTCCGGCGACGGGCACGTGATCACCGTGACCTCGGTCGCCGCGCTCGACTGGTACGACAACGGGGCCGGTTACACCGGCGCGAAGCACGCCCAGGCGATGCTGCACCGGACGCTGCGCGGTGAGCTGCTCGGCGAGCCGATCCGGGTCACCGAGATCGCCCCGGGGATGGTCGAGACCGAGTTCTCCGAGGTGCGGTTCGGTGGCGACGCCGAGAAGGCCGCGAAGGTCTACGCGGGGCTGACCCCGCTGACCGCCGAGGACGTGGCGGACACCATCGTCTTCGCCGCGACCCGGCCCTCGCACGTCAACCTGGACCAGATCGTGCTCAAGCCGCGCGACCAGGCGACCTCCACCCGGAGCGCGCGCACCTGA
- a CDS encoding DIP1984 family protein: MKLAEALALRADARHRVEQLRSRITANARYQEGEEPAEDATVLLTEADTVLDELEVWIRRINRTNAATPLGAHGTLTDALARRDVLRLRHSVLAAAADAAAGSGGGYRQLRSELRTLSALPVAELRTRADDVAREIRELDTAVQQANWTVELLD, encoded by the coding sequence ATGAAGCTGGCGGAGGCGCTGGCGCTGCGGGCCGATGCCCGGCACCGGGTGGAGCAGCTGCGGTCGCGGATCACCGCGAACGCCCGCTACCAGGAGGGCGAGGAGCCGGCGGAGGACGCCACGGTGCTGCTCACCGAGGCCGACACCGTGCTCGACGAGCTGGAGGTCTGGATCCGGCGGATCAACCGGACCAACGCGGCCACCCCGCTCGGCGCGCACGGCACCCTGACCGACGCGCTCGCCCGGCGCGACGTGCTGCGGCTGCGGCACTCGGTGCTGGCCGCCGCCGCGGACGCCGCGGCGGGCAGTGGTGGTGGGTACCGGCAGCTGCGCTCCGAGCTCCGCACGCTGTCGGCGCTGCCGGTGGCCGAGCTGCGTACCCGCGCCGACGACGTCGCGCGGGAGATCCGGGAGCTCGACACCGCGGTGCAGCAGGCCAACTGGACCGTCGAGCTGCTGGACTGA